Within the Populus trichocarpa isolate Nisqually-1 chromosome 14, P.trichocarpa_v4.1, whole genome shotgun sequence genome, the region TTGTTCCTCTTCCAGTTGCTTTTGCAGAGTTGTTCAGGATCTCACTAGAGATATTCCCGCTGGAATCATGGGATTCAGGAGACATTTGAAACGGGCTTCGAGAAGCCTTTCCAGGAGAAAAGGCTGTAGCAAGAGCAGAGGAGGCTTCTGTTGCAAGAGCTACCTCGAAAACCCGGCTCTGACGCTCCCCAAGAGCTTCCTTGAGTAGACACAGGCAATTTATGTGGATGCGCAAAATGCGCCTAGCAAGGATTAGCGAACCTGGCGCAGCGGAAGCATTTGAATAATTACTGCCTAGAGAAAAATCAGGCATTTTTGCTATGGTTGGTCCAACATTATTGACTATGGCAGAAACAGCAGAAGACACCAAAGACGGGTCACCTTCTTGAGCAGCACCACCAGTCTGCCTCATGCAGTCCATTAGTCCCATAATTATTTGTTGAGCTATCTGATATGCATAATCAGATTTTTCCATGCCAGGACTTTTTGCAGTACCAGCACCTAAGAGTTTTCTCTCTTTGCCAAAGTAGTGAAAAGCATCATCAATATTCCTTTGGACTACATCTCTCATGCTCATACCCACTCTGGATAATCGACTGCCACTTATCTTCTGAcgaaaaaaatcatcaagatcAACACCTGCTGGAACTCCAAGTGGATATCCAAACTCTGCATCCAGTGATCGTCCAGATTCAAGTTCAGAAAAAAGCCTCTTATCACATGTTGTCTTGAAACTCTTCTCCCATTCTAAAACACTTGGCATATTGCTGTATTTCTTCAAAAGATGCCGGGAATAAATTAAGGCTGCTGAACCTGAAATTCTTTCATTAGATGCCAGTAGTGTCGCAACACGGCGCATTGTGGCTGACAAGACTTCAGGAATAAGATCTGTTGCAATAATTATGTTCTCGTAcctgaaaaaattgaatgtgatgaacaaaaaaactagtaagttaattcttttttagacAAGGacaaaattttattagaaagaTGGAACAGAATAATAGACAAATGGAAAATAAGACATCCaactaaataacaaaaagaaacaacaaaataagaattgcTTCACGGAAGTGTGCAGGAACCATCAATTTACAAGCCAGTACAAGGAGAAAAGCTAATAAAGGAGGGAACATGCATATGCAGACAGTACTCTTTTTACAAGAATATAAAGATGGTTCAACAAGCATGTGCAGGATGCTGGTACAATACAACATAAAAGTAGAGCAAAGTAAAACAATAATTGAAGTAAAGGAAAAAATCATTGGAGAACTCCGAAAGTCTTTATTCCAGTAAAAGAGTTTGGCCATAGCATCCTTTAAACAGTACAACACTAGTATAAAAGATGAATAAGCTATAAGCTCAAATTTCAACTGCAGAGATAAGAAAGGAGTAGCgtgacatggaaaaaaaatacaaggatccTAAAATAACATTCTTGCAACAAATAGCAAATGAATGTAGATTGGCAGGTATAAAGATAAAGAGAAGAATGTTAAAGATCTTACTGGCATTCAAGCAAAACCAGTAGACAACATACACAAAGTAGTAGGAACAATATCTTTTAAGCAAATCAGCAATAGCTAAACAGTAATAAAACAGTCGATTAGGGTCGTATTCTATGGTTACGATTCTACCATATATGTATTTTTCATTATGTCGAAAATCGATTTTACAGTATAGACGTTTATGACCTCCCCCTCTATGCCTTGCGGTAATGATTCCTCTGGCATTACGGCCTTTACCACAACGATGCTGCCCATAGATCAAATTATTTCGTGTATTGGATTTCACTTGACTGTCTATGGCTCCATTGCATGTGCTTGGGGTAGAAGTTTTGTATAAATGTATCGCCATGCTATTAAgtattttgatttgaaatttatttatgagCCCCTGAGGTTTTATGCTGTTGAACTTTATTTCTTCTACTTCTAAAACCAACATCATAGTTTTGTGTAAAGCATATCTAGCAAGAAATTAAAGAGTAAGAATAGAGTAAAGCtttgtcaaattaaaaaaaattgtcaaaaactAGTATATTGGTTTTAGAAACAAGGAACCAATGTTAAACCACTTCTAGAatccaaagaacaaaaaaggaatTACTCTAACAAAAACTAGAATGTATTTTATCGAGATTATTAAGCAATTAAACAGATACATCTGCAATGTATTTTGTAAAGATTATTAAGCAATAAGCACTTTATGAATATCAAGAAGCAGCGTACAACAAACTGGAACTCTGTAACTAGTAAATTTTGCAAGTCTCACCTTCGGAGAGAAGATAACAAAAATGCCTCACCCACTTCACAAGCATGGTTTTCCACATTTCGTGGCGGCATCATAATATTTCTCCCACTCTGGATAGTAGAATTAGGGTTGCTAAGGACCTTTGGCAACAACCACAGCAGTAACTTTGCTGAGGAAACTAAATCGCTGCAAACATCCATCAAATACAATATAGCAGACAGCTCATCCTCACCAAGCTTCCATCTGATGGAGCTCCTATCatcaacattaacaaaagaTCTATTAAATTGGCTGACCTTGGCTGCATTCTTTTCAGTCTCCTCAACAAGCTGCCTAACAACAGTTATCAACCAAACTGTGATTGTCCTCTTCTCTACAGGACGCAGTTGCTTTAAGGATTTACCAATTGAAACAATATCTCCACCACGCATTGTTCCGATTCCATCCATTGACTTGAGATTATCACCTTCTATTCCTGTTCTGTGGTGAGGGCAGCTTACCTTATTATCACAAACATGACTTGTAGAAGCTCCCTGGCTACCCTCAATCCTAGCTGCAGCTAAATGAGCCAGGCTTTGCATTTTACGCACAACCTTTTGCCTCCCTTTAGAGACCTGCTTGGATGACTTTGGTGGTTGATCAGCCTTAGAGGAATCTGAGGATTTAGCCCCCCTCCGTACCCACCAGGTATCTTCATCATCTGATATTGGAGATTGCCCTTGAAGGCATGAGTTCCTTTCCTCACTTAACTTTTGTCTCTTTGCCTTTCTACAGTCTTCGCAGCCAGGTGTTTCTACTATATCCATTTTGCTGCCTATTGACTCAGCAGGCCTCTTAACACTCCCTTGAGATTCATCCAATCCTGTCTCTGAAGATGTAGAGCATGTTGGGAGTTGCAACAGTGCTGATATGGAATCCTTTAGATTTTCAACGTCCATTTCAGTTTTCACTTTCGAAGAAGGCTGGGGATAGATATTTTTCCACTGCTCAAAGGAAGATGGGGAAGCACCATCCTTTCCAGCAACGGGTGGATGATGCTTGAGCTTCTTCAatgatatatttgatttatcTGAATTTTGATATTGCTCACAAAGAAGTCTGCGAAGGAGAAGGCGACGTTCATTTGAATAAACACGCATTGCCTCCAAAAGTTCTGAACCTTCAGCAACCCTTGCCTCTTCCAAAACATCATGGACGAAGGGCCCAGGTAAATGTTTCAAGACTCGGTAGTGTCTCTTTCGTCTGTGAAGATCAGGTGCAGGACCACTTGTATCTGTTATTCCACTAATTATCAACTGCCTCACATAAGCCTGGGGGGAAAAAATCCCAGAACGTATAAGTTCCGCAGTGAGCAGATGAAGACGCTTCAAACCCTCCCCGTTGCACACTTCATGTTGATCAATCCAACACACTATGATATCATGTAAAGGACCTGGACTTTCAAATATATCTGATGTATTAGTACCTTTTCTATTCACTGTTTTGGAGATGCTTTTAATCCCATGTCCATTTCCCCTAGGGATACTGCCAAAATAATTAGGCTCATTGGAAACTTTTGCGAGGCTATTGACTCGAGGGGATTTCTCATTCTTCCATCCAGATGGACTTTGCAGATCTTGTATCTTTAACTTCAAAAGCCGACTCACAATATAAACCTGAGAAAAATCCTTTCTGCCTGTAAATTTCAGTTCACGAGGTGGGGCACTCCGAAAATCCCTATAATCACATGTCGCCCACTCACAAAGCAAAAATACAGAGCGAACAAGTGACAAGCTCACACCCCTCAGCCACTTCAAAGACAATCTTAGACATGGACTGACTTCTTCTATCCAGCCTTCATCAACAGCTCTCtcacaaaaattttcaaaaagataACTATAAGCCTCTCTGATGTCTCCCAGTGAAAGAGCTTTATCCAAAGCTTGTACAGCTTTAGCCACACTATGAACTGGATAGCCAGAGCTAGCAGCCTTCGCAAGGTTATCTGCACGCTTCTGAATGAATGAAACAACCCGATCAAAGGACAAAGATTGATATTGAGCATCGAGCCCTTTACTTCTGAAAACATCAGCAACTTCAGCTGAATTATCTGTTGTCTTTCTTGCATCCTCAGATGCCTTTGATACAAATGCCCCTTCATTTACTGCATAAGACACTACAATTGGAGGTAAAGGAAAACAATCCAGAGAGACAAATGTATCCGGTACAGCTAATATCAAATACCGAAGCATCTCAATTAGAGCAGAAGTTGTATAGGCCCGCCGAGAATTATCTTCCAGGTCTGAACCTCCTGGAGAAGGTTCGTGAATGAAACGAACTGCAATCCCCACAAGAGTGCGCACATATGATTGAGAAAGAACAACAGTTTCTAAAACACCATATATGATTGGCAGCAGCAACTGCAAAATCTCAAGCAAGTCCTTTTCCTGCACTAGCATACAAAACCCACCAAAAGCCATGAAACCCAATTGAGTACTTGCAATCTTAACATGAGGAGCATAAAGTTTATCTTGTACCTTGGAAGAAGTACAATAAGTAAATGGTTAAGCTTATACCTGTAGATGACTAAGAACCCAATCAATGATTACTGAAGGAAGAAGCAGCCCTTCTGCATGGTGCCAGTGCAAGAGCCGAGCCACGTACCACCACTTAAAATGTAGGGAAGGCTCCTCACCATCAATGATAGCTGGTGCTGGATCACTTCTGTGCTGAGCTGAGCCAGTATAAAGCATTTGTTGTGATCTATCTCTGCTGTGTGGAGCAGAATGAGGATTGTTTCTAGATAAATATTCATCCAGGAGGGACTGCAAGTAATCAACAACATCTTTTGTCCAGAGCTCTGTACGGGACACCTGATTTTTGTCAAATGTCCCAGAAGAAATGCTGGTAGAACTTGGTCGCACCTACAAAAGATGGCCATAATCTGCTATTGAAAATAGTGAAATAAGCAAGTACCTCTGTGTGCTAGTGCTAGTGTTCAAGCAGCTCTACCTGATTAAGATAAGTTACTTTAATAAACCAAGTGGCTCGTAATAATGGTACATTGTTCCTGATAAGAACTTCCAAAAGTGATTTCTTCCTATATCCATGTGGCACATGATCGGCCAAAGAACGCAATCTTTTATGGGGCTGTGATAAACCCTGGTACaaggaacaaagaaaaaagtgttaCAAGGAAGCCAATAAGAGAGTAGGACTGTTTATCAGCTGAAATTTTCAAACATGTGATGATAGGAAACACAATAGGCAGTTTCCAAGGTTACATGCATAAATATTTGCTCATATGATGCTCTTCTCAATTTATTTCAGTAACACCAGCATACAGAGCTCcaaaattctatttgatatctaaaatgtttttcatgaatACAACTGAGCAGTACATATCAGTTAGAGACAATTGAGTGCTactaaaaattatagttgaatCAATAGAAAAGATGGGCATGGAAATATAAAAAGGTGCTCCATGTTCATATGTAGACAATTTTACCAATGCACATAAAATCTCCCTCGGCAACTTTGACAACCATATACTATGTTTTAATTGTAGACTTCATATGCTGCATCCAATTACTATAGCTTATTCCAATTATaagtaataaaatatatgacaaATCATCACAACCACCATGCGCTGTTATACAGAAAAAAGTATGTCAGAGAATGCTACATGgaaattttataacaatatttCAACCTTGTCCCTCACTTGACTCATGATGCGCTATCTtccatatataaaaaacaactttatggTCACAACTTTAAGCATATCTAGTTAGAAAGGACAAGCATGTTACAGGTACATAGTTTTTTGTACCTGCCAAGATAAAATGTAgccagttttttttctcaaaatttaaaCTTGAGAGCACCCCTCCTCCTTCCCACAATTCAATGTGTATCACAACCAAGTAGGTTTAGGAATGACATGCATCACAGTTCCACTAGACATCCACATGGGCTTTACTTAAGAGCACCCGCTCCCTCCCACAATTCAATGCATATCACAACCAAGTAGGTTTAGGAATGACATGCATCACAGTTCCTCTAGGCATCCACATGGGCTTTAAGGAAGTTAAAAAATAGGTCCATTGACCAGGCAGATTTGTGATATTGCATTTTACAACCAGGTATTAAAATAACTCTAGCAAACAGGATTGAAAAATAGAGGTGAGATACTATCCGTTCATCATAGCAGGCGCATTTTCTTTTAGAGAAACTTGGAAACCATATTATACCTCAATCCATTTCTTCTTGAAGTCTTCAACACAAGGTCTTTGTTCAGGAAATACACCGGGCTTAGTTAATAATGAACCAGAAAGAGGCACACCATAAACTTGACCAGCCTGTCATGATGAGCATAGATGTTCAGActtgatgatgaaattgtaaaagaaCACAGTTTCAAATACACGCGGGATCAACATATACGAAGCATTCACATCAGAAAAAAACTGTCATAAATACGACATATAATTAGAAAGGGAAAGGGCATACCTTGCGCTTTTGGGCGCGAGACTCATTAATGGCCCTCAGACATTTTCTAATAGCCTGAAAGAGTAAAGTTCCACTATTAGTAACTGCTAATCACCTTCATGAGAGTAGCTTTTCATATGTgaacaaaaaatgaaacaaacatCATAGCTTCCAgcagatatttaaaaaaaaaatcatagcttCCAAATAGAAGTGATTAACCTCTTTGCATTTTTTGACAACAGGACTGGTAAAATTGTGAGCCTGAGTATGTGAGATTTCTCTGCCTTCCTGAGAactcacaaaataaaaaataaatcgattGTCGATATCAAGGCTTGTAAATATTTGCATGCAAATATCAAGACCTAATTTTGACAAGTACATATTAACAACCCAATTCTCAGAATTCAAATCACTTAAGCAACTAAATATAAAGGGATCCATTAAATATAATTTCCTCTAGCAAGTTTGAGGTTGAGATGGTGTGAGCAGAGATAACATCATAAGCTTGAAAAGgcatttatgttctttttccCTGGGGCAATGTTCAAGACAAACAACCACTAAAATGCAGCAAGTTGTCCACATTTATAATGTTGCATGTGACAAAGcattaatgaatgaaaaaatacCTCAAGTCCTTCAACAACTGCCTCCTTATATCCAGACGCAACATATTTATTAGTGAGAGTCTCCTCGAGGCAATTTGGTGTTTGGGGATGAAAGTCAGGGGGACCAAGTCTAAGATTTAGAAAGAGATGATTATACAATGGATAAGAACCATAACCAGCAAATAAAGATGGAACTAGGAAGAAAATTTTAAACAGCAAGCATCCCAAATCATAATGAAAGTCTATTAAATTCTTCACTGAAATTATTCCAAACAAATGAAGAGATATAACTAACTAAATGGAAATTGGTGCCAaagcttttattttcctttttttgttgtgtgtgctgtaagtGATGCTATTGATGAAATTACCGGGAATTCAACGGTTCTTTATCACACTTCAACTTGTACGGTATCAGTGGAGGAAGTCGCCTACACAGTACAGAACACCAGTTTGAGTTTATACAATCATGAACAGCAAATTTGCCCTTCagaatgttaaaaattatgcaACTCTTTGAAGAAAACTGCTGCGAATTGTatctatttgaaaagaaaaggaaagatcaTCATACTGACAGCAGGAACAAGGAACACAAGAAAAATCTCAATATCTAACAGTTAACATGCAGCTGAAATAAAACAAGAGAGCTAGGCAGTGACTGATGTAATAATGAAAATAGTTGAGTACCTAGCCCTTTCTTTGTGAGGCTAGTACAAAGCACAGAGATGTGCAGATGTGTTATGAACTAAGAAGCAATTTCGATATAGAAATTCATACATATGTGTGTAGGTGTACCAGGATATCCAGGCAATCAATATCCAACAAACAAAATTCCTTGCATTCTCACCAGACCCCAAATGATTATTGTAAGAAAGTGAACACACACAGGAGATTCAACAACCTTGTTCTGAAAATGATCAGCAGGCAACACTTGAAAGCTTATCACAGACCAAAGGCATGTTGACATTGTATTGTGCATGAAACTAGAAAATGTGACTGTT harbors:
- the LOC18105225 gene encoding mediator of RNA polymerase II transcription subunit 12; translation: MQRYHDASCTSAVNNSSIGGASARDSTRTDSSSLASNFSINPRRLPPLIPYKLKCDKEPLNSRLGPPDFHPQTPNCLEETLTNKYVASGYKEAVVEGLEEGREISHTQAHNFTSPVVKKCKEAIRKCLRAINESRAQKRKAGQVYGVPLSGSLLTKPGVFPEQRPCVEDFKKKWIEGLSQPHKRLRSLADHVPHGYRKKSLLEVLIRNNVPLLRATWFIKVTYLNQVRPSSTSISSGTFDKNQVSRTELWTKDVVDYLQSLLDEYLSRNNPHSAPHSRDRSQQMLYTGSAQHRSDPAPAIIDGEEPSLHFKWWYVARLLHWHHAEGLLLPSVIIDWVLSHLQEKDLLEILQLLLPIIYGVLETVVLSQSYVRTLVGIAVRFIHEPSPGGSDLEDNSRRAYTTSALIEMLRYLILAVPDTFVSLDCFPLPPIVVSYAVNEGAFVSKASEDARKTTDNSAEVADVFRSKGLDAQYQSLSFDRVVSFIQKRADNLAKAASSGYPVHSVAKAVQALDKALSLGDIREAYSYLFENFCERAVDEGWIEEVSPCLRLSLKWLRGVSLSLVRSVFLLCEWATCDYRDFRSAPPRELKFTGRKDFSQVYIVSRLLKLKIQDLQSPSGWKNEKSPRVNSLAKVSNEPNYFGSIPRGNGHGIKSISKTVNRKGTNTSDIFESPGPLHDIIVCWIDQHEVCNGEGLKRLHLLTAELIRSGIFSPQAYVRQLIISGITDTSGPAPDLHRRKRHYRVLKHLPGPFVHDVLEEARVAEGSELLEAMRVYSNERRLLLRRLLCEQYQNSDKSNISLKKLKHHPPVAGKDGASPSSFEQWKNIYPQPSSKVKTEMDVENLKDSISALLQLPTCSTSSETGLDESQGSVKRPAESIGSKMDIVETPGCEDCRKAKRQKLSEERNSCLQGQSPISDDEDTWWVRRGAKSSDSSKADQPPKSSKQVSKGRQKVVRKMQSLAHLAAARIEGSQGASTSHVCDNKVSCPHHRTGIEGDNLKSMDGIGTMRGGDIVSIGKSLKQLRPVEKRTITVWLITVVRQLVEETEKNAAKVSQFNRSFVNVDDRSSIRWKLGEDELSAILYLMDVCSDLVSSAKLLLWLLPKVLSNPNSTIQSGRNIMMPPRNVENHACEVGEAFLLSSLRRYENIIIATDLIPEVLSATMRRVATLLASNERISGSAALIYSRHLLKKYSNMPSVLEWEKSFKTTCDKRLFSELESGRSLDAEFGYPLGVPAGVDLDDFFRQKISGSRLSRVGMSMRDVVQRNIDDAFHYFGKERKLLGAGTAKSPGMEKSDYAYQIAQQIIMGLMDCMRQTGGAAQEGDPSLVSSAVSAIVNNVGPTIAKMPDFSLGSNYSNASAAPGSLILARRILRIHINCLCLLKEALGERQSRVFEVALATEASSALATAFSPGKASRSPFQMSPESHDSSGNISSEILNNSAKATGRGTKSAAAISALLVGAIIHGVTTLERMVTVLRLKEGLDVIQFIRSMKSNSNGNARSFVVFKMDNSIEVYVHWFRLLVGNCRTVSGGLIVELLGEPSLVALSRMQRLLPLSLVFPPAYSIFAFVIWRPFFATREDIHQLNDSLTMAIGDAIKHLPFRDVCLRDSQGLYDLIAADSIDAEFAAMLELNNLDVRFKSKAFVPLRGRLFLNAIIDCKLPLSLITLDDGNRVSGHGGSKVQHAENETKLLDKLVNVLDALQPAKFHWQWVELRLLLNEQALIEKLEAHDMSLADAIRSSSPDPEKAAASENENNFIEIILTRLLVRPDAVPLFSELVHLFGTSLEDSMLLQVKWFLGGHNVLFGRKTIRQRLINIAESKGLSTKAHFWKPWGWSSNGFDPVMDRGDKKKFEVPSLEEGEVVEEGSETKRSGKGSFPIFEYEGSSLFQQNVTERALVELVLPCIDQGSDDSRNTFATDLIKQLNNIEQQINSVTHGTSKQTGTTSSGLEGPANKSNNRKGIRGGSPGLVRRAAATADSTLPSPAALRASMSLRLQLLLRLLPTICTDGEPSGRNMRQMLASVILRLLGSRVVHEDAELSFYPLQSFQSKRELELQLEAASADLSGGSLFDRLLLILHGLLSSSWPSWLKSRSASSSKAVNEFKDFAGFDRELVESLQNDLDRMQLPGKIQLRIQSAMPILLPSVRCLISCQPPPVPTAAVASLQPSIAISGFYNGSNAQKNPAPLARSANNISTKSKPLPLQQDGDMEIDPWTLLEDGTGSGPSSSNISVIGSIDHANLRASSWLKGAVRVRRTDLTYIGAVDDDS